In Sphingobacterium sp. R2, the genomic stretch TCCCTCGGTTCTCCATTAGAGATTCTTCGCAATAGACCTGACATTCGATCATCTGAGCTCCAATTGATGGCTGCCAATGCGAACGTTAATATCCAACAAGCCATGCGTTATCCATCCTTAACTATTGGTGGCGTATTAGGCGTTAATAGCATGCTTCCAAAAAATTGGTTCCATATCCCTGGAGCATTACTCGGCGGAATAACTGGAAATTTGACCACACCTATTTTCAAAAACAGAACATTAAAAACACAATACGAAGTAGCCAAATTGGAACGAGATAAGGCCGAAATTCAGTTTCAGCAAAAGGTTGTGGAGGCAGTAGCCGAAGTCTCTAACGCAGTTGTTACAGTAGACAAACAACGTGAACAGTTATCTCTGGCAAAAGAAAGAGTGGATAATGCGCAACTTGCGGTCAAAAATGCGAACCTACTCTTTAAAAGCGGATATGCTACTTACCTAGAGGTGATTACAGCGCAAAGCAATGCATTAAACAGTGACCTCGATCTTGTGGAGTTAAGACAGCAGCATTTGGATGCATTTGTAGATCTTTACCGCGCGCTTGGCGGAGGTTGGAGATAAAGATTTAAAACTTTACCTTTGTTGTATGACTCCAGAGGAATTACAAGAATATTTTAGATCCAAAGATCTGCCTGATACGCTAGAAATACAGCAAGACATGCAAGTCTTTGACGTTCAACGCTTCTTAAGCACAAGCTTTATCCATGTAAGCTTATGGAAAAAAGACTTAAGTAAATGTCCGTCCTGGATTAGGTTGTTAAAATTCAAGGATGCTTTAGAAACCAAAGAAAAAGCCTGACAGATGTTAGGCTTTTTTTGTGCAGCTTTTTATATTCAAGAAGCAAGTTGTTTCATTAATAAAGGCATCTGCTCCTTTGAAAAAATCTCTTCTGCCCCAGCGTCCCGCATTTTCATACGTTCATTTTCATCACTGCTCGATGTTAGACCGAATATCCTGACGGAAGGGAACTTTTCTTTCATTATTTTAGCCGTTTCTATTCCGTTTAGCACGGGCATATGTAGATCCAGTATACATATCTGAGGAAGCTCATGTCCGTTGTCATGGAGGTAGTCAATTAAGTCCATCCCATTAGAAGCACAATAAACCAAATTCAATAAATGAGATTGAGTCATAGCACGCATCAGTATATGATGAATTAACGCATCATCAGCATAGACAATCGTACATTTATTTTTTATATCCATTTGAAAAAACAGTCATTTAGTAATTATAAAAACAATATTATATAAATATGTAATAAAATAAAAAATAAAGAAACAATTTAGTGGTAATAATGTCATTATTCAAGTTTTATTTCAAAATGCCCACTATTAATAACTCAAAGTCTTTACATGAATTTATTCAAAAGGACATCATAGGCAGCAAAATTTTCAGTATCAATAGTACGAGAAAAGATTAAATAAAAAAGAGCGGAAGATCAGTAAAACACCTGCTAAAAGTCATCTTCAATAATTTCGGCCACTCTTCCTATTTGGCCGTCCATCAATCTCACTTTAATTCCTCTCGAATGATAAGAGGATGAGGTCAACAAGTCCTTCACAATCCCCTCTGTAAGATTTCCAGTACGTTGATCTTTTTTTAAGATGATATTCACCAACATACCAGGCTTTATATCTGCTCTATTTCTTCCATCCATGACCAAACTTAGAAAATTTGTTTTTCAAATGCAATACAAATAGAGAATTTATTGTTGTAAAAATCTTCATCCTAAGGCTTAAATATATACGATGAAAACATATAAAGGGATAAATCAGCTAGCAGATAATTATAGAACGTGAAACCTTCTTCTTTAAACGTACCTATAACATAGAGTAAAGGGGGGCCAAATTCAAAGCCCCCCTTTACTCTATGAGATACATGCCGTCAGCTTCGGCTGGCGATCGTTTGAGCTATTTAAATAGCTTAAAAATATCGTTTCCGAATATAAATACCATTAAGGCCAAAAGAATAAAGAAACCAACCATCTGCGCCTTTTCCAGAAATTTTTCGCTCAATGGCTTACCTTGTATCATTTCAATCAATAAGAATAATACGTGACCACCATCCAGCGCTGGAATAGGCAATAGGTTCATAAATGCCAATGCCATCGACAACATTCCGACCAAAGACCAAAAACGGATCCAATCCACCTCAGTACCAAACAAAGTAGCTATACCAATAGGACCCGATAAGGCTTTATCAGCACGCACTTCGCCTTTAAAAATTTTGCCAAATCCTTTGGCATTATCGGTAATCACTGTAAAAGCCTTCTTTGCACCAATTGTAAATGCTTCTGTCAAAGTATATTGCGTTGTAAAAGATTTGATGGAATAATCACGGTTAATACCAAACCCAAGCATGGCATCTGCAGGGACATTTCCTTGCAAGGAAACTTCATTACCTTTGCGTACGACTTTAATTGTTACAGTTTTATTGATATTCGCTTTTATCTGTGCTCTAAATTGGTCAAAGAAAGGAACCTGTATATTATTTACGGCAATAATGCTATCTCCCTTCACAAAACCCATTTTGCTCGCCACTGAACCTGGCGCTACTTCCGCTATGCTGGTCGTCTTAATTCGGGGCTCAATAAACTTCTCGCCTTTTTTGTCAGAAAGCGTATTTAATAAATCGGCTGGAACTTTGACATCTTCAGTCACACCACCACGTTCAACAGCAAGGGTAACTCCCCCCATCAATACTTTAGAACTGATCAGCTCGGAATAATTTTCGACACGGTGACCATCAATTGAAATGACTTTATCTCCAGCTTTCAAGCCAATGGATTCCCCAATAGATCCCGGCACAATACCGTTTACAAGCTGGTCCATTTTGATATCTGTATTGCCCATTTTAAAAGTCAGCATCCAAAAAACGATAACACCGACTACAATATTGACAATAATACCGCCCAGCATAACAATTAAACGTTGCCAAGCTGGTTTTGACCGAAATTCCCATGGCTGTGGTTCGCCCTTCAATTGCTCCGTATCCATCGACTCATCGATCATCCCAGCAATTTTGACATAACCACCTAATGGTAACCAGCCAATACCATATTCACATCCTTTATAATTGAATTTAAACAATTTCACTCCCCAAGCATCAAAGAACAAATAAAACTTTTCTACCTTGATACCAAATGCACGCGCTGCTAAAAAATGTCCTAACTCATGTAGAACAATTAAAATTGACAAGCCTAGAATCACTTGTCCGACCATAATTAAAACACCCATGTATGCTTTTTAAATTTAATCTTTGATTATTTCCTTTGTTATTAATCTTGCTATACGATCCGTTTCCAGATAATCATCCAACGTTGGGGCTGCAATAAATTCTACTTGATCCAGTGTCTGTTCAATCACATCACTCATCTCCAGAAAACCAACTCGATCTTTCAAGAACGCATCTACAACCACTTCATTAGCGGCATTCAAGACGCAGCTTCTATTGCCACCGGTCCGTAAACTCTCATAAGCAAGAGCCAGGTTTCTGAAGGTTTCCAAATCTGCTTTTTCGAAACTGAGTGTTGGATAGTCCATAAAATTAAAACGCTCAAAATTATTTTCGAAACGTGCTGGGTATGTCAACGCATATTGGATCGGCAATTTCATATCAGGCAGGCCCATTTGCGCTTTCATAGAACCGTCTTGAAACTGAACCAGGGAATGGACAATAGACTGAGGATGTACAATGACATCGACTTGATCTATGGACAAATTGAAAAGCCATTTTGCTTCAATGACTTCTAAGCCTTTATTCATCAAAGAAGCGGAATCAATGGTGATTTTGGCTCCCATAGACCAATTGGGATGCTTCAATGCTTGAGCCTTGGTAACACAGCGAAGCTCAGCTCTACTTTTACCTCTAAAAGGCCCGCCAGAAGCGGTAACGTAGATTTTCTCTATTGGATTATGCTCCTCTCCGGTCAAACACTGGAAAATTGCCGAATGTTCTGAATCCACAGGTAGCATTCGAACGCCATATTCACGCACCAAAGCCATAATCAGCTCGCCAGCGACAACCAGCGTTTCCTTGTTAGCCAAAGCGATATCCTTTTTGGACTGAATCGCTTTCACAGTAGGCTTTAATCCGGCAGATCCAACAATTGCATTCAAAACAATATCAACATCTTCATATTGAACCACTTCAACCAACCCCACTTCACCTAAAAGAACAGCAATATTATGCCCTTTTAGGGCATCCTGGACATAACCATATTGAAGGGAATCCGTTACAACAACTGCTTTGGGCTTAAACTCCAAAGCCTGTTGAATTAACAATGCTGCATTGCTACCACATGTCAAAACGACTGCTTCAAATTTATTAGGAAAGGCTCTTATAACATCCAAGGCTTGCGTGCCTATACTTCCCGTTGCCCCTAAAATGGCAATTCCTTTTTTATTCAAAACCTTTGTTATTTATTAAAATATATTTTTTAAAATCTCTGGGTCCTCTCCACCATGGTAATCGGCCATCATTGAACGATAAGCTACCGAAACGACAATGCAAGCTAAAGGTACAACCAAAAAAGAACTAACGAGGTTCAAAATAATAAAAATTATGTAATATTCTAGAAAATTAAAATACATCTGCAGCAACTGAAAGAAAGCAAACACAGCCAAAATCAACAACAGTTTGAACACGTTACCCTTTGTCAGTGCGAAACTAAAACGCAAAGATTTGAAAGTTCCCGCGTGTTTATCAATAATGAAGAACGGATAAAATGCCACTCTTATGATTAGGAGAAAGGTCAATATGGCTGCCACAAAAACGACAAACATTGTAAACTTGCTCATCAGCTCCACACGGTTTTCACCGTTTTCAAACAAATATAGGAAGGGTAAAGAAACTGCTCCCAATAACATTAAGAGCATTATTGAAAGCACCATAATACTGAGCATAGCTCCGAAAAAGTAAACCAGCTCTTTTGAACTTGGGATACATTGAATCAGCTTCTTATCATGGTTTCCATCAATCAGACTCAAAATATACTTAAACAAAGTCATGTTCAATCCGAAATACATTACCATGAAAAAAAACGCCATAAAACCACTCAACACTACATTGAAATCACTAATCGATGTTGCGAGATAATTGGAGAGTCCAGAAGTCACAAATAACAGAAAACAAAGTCCGGCAACAGAAAAATAATGCTTTTTCAGCAACTCCAATGACTTATTAAAAACCTCATTAACGGCAAAAGTACTTTCCTTTAGGAATTGAATCATTTTATCTTTAAATAAACTTCTACAAAGATGCCATATTTTTTAATTTTCAACAATT encodes the following:
- a CDS encoding response regulator yields the protein MDIKNKCTIVYADDALIHHILMRAMTQSHLLNLVYCASNGMDLIDYLHDNGHELPQICILDLHMPVLNGIETAKIMKEKFPSVRIFGLTSSSDENERMKMRDAGAEEIFSKEQMPLLMKQLAS
- a CDS encoding YwbE family protein is translated as MDGRNRADIKPGMLVNIILKKDQRTGNLTEGIVKDLLTSSSYHSRGIKVRLMDGQIGRVAEIIEDDF
- the rseP gene encoding RIP metalloprotease RseP; translation: MGVLIMVGQVILGLSILIVLHELGHFLAARAFGIKVEKFYLFFDAWGVKLFKFNYKGCEYGIGWLPLGGYVKIAGMIDESMDTEQLKGEPQPWEFRSKPAWQRLIVMLGGIIVNIVVGVIVFWMLTFKMGNTDIKMDQLVNGIVPGSIGESIGLKAGDKVISIDGHRVENYSELISSKVLMGGVTLAVERGGVTEDVKVPADLLNTLSDKKGEKFIEPRIKTTSIAEVAPGSVASKMGFVKGDSIIAVNNIQVPFFDQFRAQIKANINKTVTIKVVRKGNEVSLQGNVPADAMLGFGINRDYSIKSFTTQYTLTEAFTIGAKKAFTVITDNAKGFGKIFKGEVRADKALSGPIGIATLFGTEVDWIRFWSLVGMLSMALAFMNLLPIPALDGGHVLFLLIEMIQGKPLSEKFLEKAQMVGFFILLALMVFIFGNDIFKLFK
- a CDS encoding 1-deoxy-D-xylulose-5-phosphate reductoisomerase, with amino-acid sequence MNKKGIAILGATGSIGTQALDVIRAFPNKFEAVVLTCGSNAALLIQQALEFKPKAVVVTDSLQYGYVQDALKGHNIAVLLGEVGLVEVVQYEDVDIVLNAIVGSAGLKPTVKAIQSKKDIALANKETLVVAGELIMALVREYGVRMLPVDSEHSAIFQCLTGEEHNPIEKIYVTASGGPFRGKSRAELRCVTKAQALKHPNWSMGAKITIDSASLMNKGLEVIEAKWLFNLSIDQVDVIVHPQSIVHSLVQFQDGSMKAQMGLPDMKLPIQYALTYPARFENNFERFNFMDYPTLSFEKADLETFRNLALAYESLRTGGNRSCVLNAANEVVVDAFLKDRVGFLEMSDVIEQTLDQVEFIAAPTLDDYLETDRIARLITKEIIKD
- a CDS encoding beta-carotene 15,15'-monooxygenase; this encodes MIQFLKESTFAVNEVFNKSLELLKKHYFSVAGLCFLLFVTSGLSNYLATSISDFNVVLSGFMAFFFMVMYFGLNMTLFKYILSLIDGNHDKKLIQCIPSSKELVYFFGAMLSIMVLSIMLLMLLGAVSLPFLYLFENGENRVELMSKFTMFVVFVAAILTFLLIIRVAFYPFFIIDKHAGTFKSLRFSFALTKGNVFKLLLILAVFAFFQLLQMYFNFLEYYIIFIILNLVSSFLVVPLACIVVSVAYRSMMADYHGGEDPEILKNIF